The genomic DNA tcaaacacacacacacacacacacagagagagagagagagagagagagagagagaatgataaGAAGACAgatttgatttattaatgaaaactcAAGTCACAAACCGTCCTTATGTGCTTTTGATGAGTAATTACTGCCATCTACTGGTGTTTGAGTGATATGGTTTTACTGATGATTACTACAGCAAAccctttttgtttatttcaataaaccaaaaggttttttttttcttcttcttctttttctctggGCTCTTACTATCTTTATGATATTTAGGAAATTATTACAAGACATTGCAAAAGATTTATCTAAAAGGTGTGGTATGGGTCAACATTGTGCTTTCAGCAACACACCAAAGTCAACTGCTAATGCACACCTATAAAGGATCCTAGAGATATATAACTTTTGAGCTCTGAAATCTTGGTTGTCTTTACAAAATGGCCTCCAAAGATCACAAAGCATACATTAATATGTTTCTAATCTCCTGTTTGGAAACTCACAAAACCAAGTAACAGGAAACCACAAACATTATCATCAGAAGATGATATAATCTTGTCATCTTCCTTCTTGACGCTGATGGTCTTCAACCCTTCTACTTCTTCTTATTTGGTCTGTCATTTTCATACAATTTTGCACCAGAAAAGCATGTTGGAACATGAATTAGGTGTGTCTTCCAGCACAAACAGCACATTGCTCAATCGTTTTATTTCTGGATGAGGAATAATAAACAGCTAAGCATTttcaattttgattcatatcataATATTAGACGTCATTATGAGTAAATGTCAATGCGTAATTCTTAATGaaagttttatgcatttttaagctacattttcattattaaaacacTATTTTCACTTATATTTGTTGTGGTTTAGGAAACTAGGTTACTCCTGAAGGACATGGGTAGGGAAAGATTAACTTTATTCTCAAACTGAATGTTGACAGATGACGTCACACCGTGTGAACCGTCACTGCCCTCTTCCTCAATCACGCGAAGGCAACTGAACACCTCAGAGGGAGTTAAGGTAACGTCTGCAGTCGCAGATTCATAAGGATTTAACGTGGGTTGACAAATTTCTGATTTGAGGTAAACGCGGTGGTTTGGTGGCAGCTTACCTTGGGGAAAAGTTATCGCCTGCTGGAAAgcgtttgtttttttattgaccaTGATGAAACAATCCAAAAGTACACTGGAAGTGATTGACTTGAGCTTTCTGTCTGCTGAGGAAGAGGCAGCCATCCGTCAAGTGCTTCTGAGAGATGAAGATTTAAAACGACTGGAGAGTGGACGAGTCAGGTAGGAAATGGTTGTTTGAGCTTCACAACAGATGGATGTTTGAGCATGTTTGGTTGTTACGCATGCTTACCACACAAACCCAAACACTGATGATGTATTTTCCTGTTTCACCCCATGAACGTTTTTAGGAAGTAACtggttatttatgtatttaaaacgcattttaattgtatttatttttatttaattgtaaagtattttaatttaatgtaataatttaaaacaatttatatatgtatttatttgaatgctGGCATTTCTGTATATCTAACGTTAAACATGTTGGCTTTTGATAAAAATCTTACAGTTAAAATTACTAGATTCGATTTTAAAACTGTCAGCAGTGGTGTCAGTTGGCGTTTGGCATGGTGGCACATTAAAGTTGTAAATATGTTGCTGCCATACTTCAGCTTGTTGTTATGATAAGCCACGTGTGAGCATCTGGTGTCTCATATTTAGTGAATATAACATGTGTTCTGCATTTGCTACAGTCGGCCTCTGAGGGTAAACTGTGCTTACATAAAataatagttcatccaaaaatgtaatttctgtcatcatttactccaccTCAGATTGTTCCAAACATAtaaaagtttctttcttctgttcaacTTAAAATTGTTATTTATGATGAAATATCATTTTGGGTGAACCCTGTTTGTGCTTTTTATGACACATCAGGAGACTGAGGCAGTCTGTCCCTGACCTCACGCAGCTGAAGACCTTGTCAGGTGAGTGGTTTGAAGAGCTGAAGGTAAAGCGATACGGACAGCAGACGGATGTCACAGCAGTGGTGAGGTCCTCCATGAGATGGAAGAAAACAGCAGGTATAAAGGAGTTTATGCCTTTCTTATTGAGCTCATGCTGTTATCTTTGAGTACATATACCACACCTGTCTGTCATTTCCAATTTCTTTTGTATTCTGATTGAGTCATATACACATTGCCCTTAGTTACTGTAACTGTGAAACTTGATTTCACTGTTGAGTGAATATAAAATACTTTGCATCTAGGTTTGAATCAAGCAGTTTTGAATATGTCAGAGAAGATTATGTTTGCCATTTCTTTTTCAACTCAGCTCATAAACCCAACCCGTTCCTGAATGATACACTAGACGAAAACAAAGAACGTGGAAAGGAGGATCACAACACACTTTCAAAGTAATGGCCTTTATTTTATAGCACTGACATACCAACCAAATGAATTTTAGATTGATTTTCAACATGTACATTTTTAGTACATAGATTAATCCAGGACAGACAATGAATGtctgtaatgatttttttcccctgtcCACTGTAGACCGTCAACTGACCCTAGATTAATTCATCCAGCCCTTAGTAAAGAGGTCTGtctcattttatatattttttgtgaatatttaaaatgtaagaccagaattgtatttttatatgatttcatcttttattatttaatttaatttaatttaatctttatttacagACATATCATCAATACAATGATGAACACTTCAGTGGTGAGTTTTAATCACATGAATAAACATggacttaattttttatataaattagtcATTGAGTATTGAGTAATCGTGTGTTTTGTAGAGAAGCACAATACTGTTCAAatctggggttggtaagattttttaaatgcttttaaatatgaTCATAAAGTCATGCTTTTAAATAAGagcatttatatatcattgtgatgcaaagctaaattttcggAACCATTAATGTaggtttcagtgtcacatgatccattgAAATCATTCTGATTAGCTCAATTGTTGTTTcatagtaatatttaattaatttttttcaggattgttgtTCTatcaagtaaatgcatttttcttaaaaaaaaaaaaaggaaaaaaaaatgtttccttttgaGTTCAATTTGGTGATGTTTTGGTCATAATTTTTGTACAAATGATCTGTGTTTACAGAGACTTCATCTGTTCCACGAATAgctggaagaaaagaaaaactacaaGCAGAACTTGATGGAAATCGTGTCCTCAATGGCACTGACCCACAACGCAATTCCTCAGGGGCACAACCCAAAGAGCTCTCAGGTGACCAAACAACCACTGTTTTTCCCTTCTTCAGTGCAGCTCAAGACACTAAACCTGAAAGAGGCACCACAAAACATGCAACAAATCTAGAGCTGAGGAGAAAAGTTTCACTCCCTCCAGCACTACGCAAAGACCAATCATTTGAAGAGAACTGGGTGAAGATCTCCCTCGAACCAAACACAGTGAAACCTGTGCACGATGAAAGCAATACTGTTGGGCCTAATCAAAAAGAGGTAAAATTGCATGTTGAGAATACAGAGGCCTTAAAGAAGCAGGACACATCAAGTCCAAACATAGAACCTCCATCTTTAAATTTCATGGATCAAACATCATTTCAAATTGCAACTCAAGCTGaacctaatgatttttttttagaaagatgtTCATCAACTGAGTTTCAGAATCAACCACAGACTTCCTCAGTTTGCACCAGTGATGGGCCAGAATTAACTAAACACTCAGATCACAAAGCTTCAGGGAAGGTTAACAAGTATGCTAATGCTTTCCAAGATAGTACATGCAGAGATCAGCAGTGTTCAGCTGAATGTACGTTTAGAGAGGCTGAGAGCGATAAACTTGGTCCCTCAGACTCTGCTAATGAGCATGATAAGAGAAAGATGGTCTCCAGAGATCTTGTTAATGATGAGGCAAGTTCAGACAGGAAGGGAGGTGAAGGCAAAAATGTAAGCGCTGGTTTGCTTGCTGAGACAGATACAGATCAAGTAGTTGAGTGTGTAGCTGGTGAGGAGCAAATCAATAAGCATTCTTCTGCAGAAAAAGCATCCCAAAGTCAGTCGTTAAAATGGGGGATTGAAATAGATTCTCATGAATTTCCCTCTGACACTCTGCAGGGGAAAGATGCTTCCAGGCATTCTGGCAATGACCGACCAGTGGAAATGGAAAAGAAAACATCTAATAAAAACGAGCTGTTGCAGAATAAAACAGCTGATATAAGTGTAATAGATGATTCCAAAATGTCATCACCACCTTCAAAACCAAGTGTCAGTGACAAAACTGTGCAAAGATTTCTGGATGCACacgaagagaaagaaaaaagaaagataaagtcATCAAATGATCAGAACTTACCGAAAGACACTAACAATGAGGGTCAAGTTTTAGCAGAATTAAGCCAAGACTATCTTTCAATGACAGATGATGGGAAATTAGTGCACATTGGAAATGCTGGAGTGCAAGTTAACACTAAACATATCGACAGAACTGTTGTTGAACCAACTCAACCTGCTAAACCTACAAGTGAAGATGATGCTGGACTGGGTGAAGGTTCTTTAAAGGTgaaggatgaggaggatgatgcTGAAACCGAGCAGAAGACAGAGTCAGGGATTCTACTAAGTGCTCTGGCAAGAGCTCAAAAATCAAGACCACCCGTCCTGCAGAACATCATCGTTCAGGAGCCAAAGCAGGAGACTAGAGATGATACGGTTCCTACAATAGTCATTATGACATCTGAATCTCCAGACCCAACAGAAATGAAAGGTAAACGATAATGAAAACTTTAATATTAGAGACTGAGTCTAATTTAGCCCTGTTAGCTCGAAGTGTGAAAATGGCATATCTGATTTCTGAAGTGCCCTCAAGGCCTGATATTTGAGAGAGACACTCCCTCTTTTGTGTGTATGTTCACTTAAGCTCAGGTTTAACCTGTTAGATTTCTCCTGGTATATATACATGGATTTATATCTTATCTGAGCTTTATTCTTTGATTTCTTCAGGACAAAAACACGGAGTGTCAGATCTAGAGGCTTTACTTAAGGGATCCACTTCTAAAACTCCTTCCAACATTGCAGATGCTTGGGAGGTGAGCTACTGCAAATATAATTTATACTGTTGCAGCCCTTGAAATATCATTTCATCATTCCTTTTATCATCCACTGCAGTTTTGATTAGAGTAAGTTGCTTGACTGTCAAAAGTAACCTTATGTTCTGccttgctgtttttgtttatgcTGAAATCTGTGTTACAGGATGAAGGagttgattcagatgatgatGATACTTCACTGTCCAGCTATGGGTCGGATCTCTCTAGCAGAAAAGGCTATTCAGCTAGTGCATTGTCTCTTAGTGATGTGAGAtggactttttatatttttaaagatgtctGAACTTGTCAGTTAGCTGATAAACAGTTTATTATAAGTAATTCCGTTCAAAATGTATGGTTGAGCCAAAGTTGACCTGATTGGGATGCACCATAAAGCCATAGAAGTTAAAGTAAATCAAAGGACTAATCTGTATATTAAAGATccaaaattaatctaaatgtcTAAAAACACATTTGAACACATTTGCATTACATTGAATTAGACACATAAAGGCAGTTGTGCTCCAGTAGGGCGCAGGTTCAAGTACAGACTTCGTCATTTCCCGATGCCATATTCCCCTCTTCTCTCCCACCCTTTCCTGTCATCATTCACTTTCCTATCCAAGTACAAGGCAATAAAAgtccacaattaaaaaaaatggtgttCCAGAGATTTATCTTGTTctttctccccccccccccataagcGCACCGGTAGTTTGCTGAGTGTGTACAGCGACGCGGGGGATTTTGGGAATGTTGAAGTGCAGGGCTCGGTGGAGTTTGCAGTGATGTACAGCCCTGTTGGAGAGCTCATTATCATGATTGAACAGTGCCAGGAGCTGGCCATAGCTAATCCACGTAAACAACGCACTGACCCGTGAGTTCTCAACCTAAAAataatcaatctatctatctatctgactgtctgtgtatctgtctatttatctatctacctGACTgtctgtgtatctatctatcttcagtTATGTGAAGACCTACCTCTTTCCAGACAAGTCACGTCGCAGCAAAAGGAAAACTTCCATTAAGAAGCGGACCGTGAATCCAGTTTATGTGGAATCTCTGAGAGTATGTTTCTCTCTGTGACACTTAAACACAAtgatcatatttatatttaatgtaaccTTGCATCTTATCTGTATTGTAAATCTCTAATCAGTACAAAGTGAAGCGTGAAGAGCTGCCGGATAAGACTCTGAATCTGTCCGTGTGGCACAATGACACCAGGGGCCGAAATGTGTTCCTGGGGCAGGTTGAGATCAGTTTTAAGACCTGGGACTGGGGACATGAGGCTCTAACATGGTACAACCTACAGCCAAAGGTACACTGCCTAAAATGATTGTGTGATTAGATTAAAAAGCatacttttaaatgattttgtgttttgtaaAGGAGCATGTTGATGCCTGGTTCTCTGTTGTAATagtatattatattttcttttgattATAGACCTCTGAGAATCAAGAATCGCAAGAGTCTAATGGATTGTTATCAGTTTCACTGAAATATGTTCCTCCGGTGTCTGGTACAGTTTCAAATATTGATGTTGCGTCTGTGTATTTCAGATTATTTTGTTAACCTAAGTTTAGACATGGGGCTCTTAAAAAACAAGCTGCATTTGCTGTAAACATGTCATATGATTTCAGGTGGGTCGAAGAGCAACACTGGGGAGATTCATGTGTGGCTGCGGGAGGCCAAAGAATTACGTCGCCTGAAGCCTCAGGGAGTCGATTCTTTTGTGAAGTGGTGAGGGTGTGCCTGTCATCTGTTACGGACATGACTTTCAAAGCAGCTACAGCCATtgttttctccctctctcacGCTTCCTCATTGTCATGTTTgaagtgtcatgttttttttttttgtttttttttggttaactatCAAAATGACATGAGAAGAAAGGAAATAACCCAGGTGACCCATTTCATTCATTGTGTTTGGTTTAGAGGACAAAAGTAAATACGGAGCTAACTTCACCATTACTCATTTTACAcatggtcacaccaaatgttttaatacagtgtatttttttttttcttatttcactCTTGAATCAAAAGAAGGGAAAAAATTAATGATATTgtgcaattaaaattaaaaggaaaaaatataattactGTAATGCTTCCAGTTGTTTtaagtaaaacttattttgaggttacattataaaaataatgtttttttttttgtttgttttttaagtggcTTGTCAAATCAATTAATGattaatgcatttacaaaatatgcgtgtgtactgtgtatttatgtacatagaagtacacacacatacagcacatatttaggaaatgtatgtaaaattttataaatcatatatatatatatatatatatatatatatatatatatatatatatatatatatatatatacacgcgcacacattaatatttttttttatgtatatgtgtgtgtatatttacagtatatatacatattatgcaAACACAGTTGATTTGACAGCcctctttttatatatttaactgtaacaaaaattattcatttttaaaataaaatgtcttatttctttagtttgattttggggtgaactatgacCTGGACATATTCATACAGGTGAGATTcactaattataatttattttgtttcttagcTACATTTTACCAGATACCAGAAAGAAAAGCCGCCAGAAGACTCGCATTGTAAAGAAGACTCAGGACCCTGTGTATAACCATGCCATGGTGTATGATGGGTTCAAAACTGGGGAAGTCAGTGAGGCCTGCTGCGAATTGACTGTTTGGGATCACAACACACTCGCCAATCAGTTTCTGGGAGGTCTGCGTCTCAGTCTCGGAACAGGTAACCAAACCTTTTCTTCATTGTAGCTGTATTTTGAACCTAATCTATTTTGAACCTGATTTTTGTGTTCATCCTGATCTAAAAAGCTGATGGCAGGTTTCTTGAAGCCATTCCATTAACAGTGTCTATCTTCACTTACAGGACAGAGCTATGGCAAAAAAGTTGATTGGATGGATTCGATGGATGAGGAAATTCAAATATGGAAAAGAATGCTGGCCAATCCAAACAGCTGGGTTGAAGGAGAGCTTCCCCTGAGGTCCTCCATGACCCCAAGGAAATGAACCTTCTGACGTTGAGGAatacaataaaagaaataacaaCTGTTGGTTCCCAAAACAAACCAATCATTTTCAGTTACCAAATCAGTTTCTTCATTTCAGTCCTTCttgacaaaaaagtatttttctgcAGATTATAAAGAGTTTATGAAATATATAGAGAATTTAGTTTGAACATCAGATATGCCTATTTGCTATTGAGAATATATGTAGACAATCATGCTtaatcatattaaataatttatccatACATAAATTGATATGTGTTAAGATATTTGATTGTAGTGATTcattctaaaataaaagttaaagaaaaCATTGATGTTTtgattgttcttttaaaaaagataaTCATTTAGATatctgtgtgtatatttgtgtgtgtgtgtgtgtacacggaGTATGTTGcttacatttacaattttaagAACTTATCTGACCTGAATGTTTAATTCGTTCCAAGAGAACTTTTCGAATCTTCTGTCGTCATGGTAATATGAACTGCAGCATGCCTCAGCATTTTGAAGGTCTGGTTGCATGTGTGGGAAGTTGCTACTTTTACTGCAGATGGCGGTATTTCACACCTTCATTGCACTCCCCTTTTCCAAGACATTTCCTCCCAAAATATAACGGAGATTGAGAAGTTCTGGAAGTCCACAAGTTTGAGTTAGCTGACGTTTAACTTCCCCTTTTCTGACTCAGTCCCTCCAACCGATGGGATGAGAGGAAGTTCGCCGTAGGGAAAATCATTTTATATCGAAACTGCTAATTTTTGAATTCATCACTGAAATGTGCTACAGAAGTTATCAAGAAGTTTGGCTTTTTTAACGACATTCCAGGTAAGGAATGCAAGACAACGTTTTGGAGGTATGTTCAAACTTAAAAAGGTAGTATGATACAAATGGTATTGGCCTAACTTATAATGTGTAaacaatgcatgttttattaggcgatttaaaaaaaaaaaatggcggtCGTTTGTTTATAAtctgctttattttttctttctttctttctttctttctttctttctttctttctttctttctttctttctttctttctttctttctttctttctttatatatatatatatatatatatatatatatatatatatatatatatatatatatatatagtttgtttattatatagataattttttttaaagtcacatCAGTTTGTTTTCCATAAATGGTGTATTTTTgtgctaaaataaaaattctatgtatgtaaatatttaaaaatattctatCTTTTAGTATATGTGTTTTAACCTTTTTTCTTGTTCTGAATTTTGTATAGTTAAAAAGAAATTGGTTAAATATCTGTCGAAAAGTCAGAAAACCCCAGAGCATTCGTTCAGAGCAGGAGCTGACCCAGGAACATTTCTGCAGATGAAACATGGACTTATGTTATTGTATTTGGCACTAATATTGGGAGCGAGGAGACCACTCGGATGTGTTTAACACTTGACTTCATCTGTGTTTATAATACTCATTGAATTTACTGTCTTTGTCAGCTTGAAGGTTGATCATCTCCTATCTAGTCCAGAACATCTTTCATCATGGGTGACTGGAGCGCGCTGGGGAAACTTCTTGACAAGGTCCAGGCGTACTCCACGGCAGGAGGCAAAGTCTGGCTCTCCATCCTCTTCATCTTTAGGATCCTGGTCCTGGGGACGGCGGTGGAGTCCGCCTGGGGAGACGAGCAGTCGGCGTTCAAGTGCAACACACTGCAGCCCGGCTGCGAGAACGTGTGCTATGACAAGTCATTCCCCATCTCCCATGTGCGCTTCTGGGTGCTGCAGATCATTTTTGTGTCCATGCCGACCCTCCTGTACCTCAGCCATATCGTGTTCCTCATGCACAAGGAGGAGAAATTGAATAAAAAGGAGGAGATATTACGAGACAGCCAGAGCAAGGGAGGAGATGTGGATGCACTCTTGAGGAAAATTGAAATGAGGAAGTTCAAGTACGGCCTGGAAGATCACGGGAAGATCAAAATGAGAGGAGGGATATTTTACACATATATACTGAGCATCGTCTTGAAGTCCATATTTGAAATTGTTTTCCTGTTGATTCAGTGGCACCTTTATGGATTCACGCTGTCGGCCGTTTATACGTGTCAAAAGTTCCCCTGTCCACATAAAGTGGACTGCTTTTTGTCTCGTCCCACCGAGAAGACGGTTTTCATCATCTTTATGTTGGTCGTTTCGCTGGTCTCACTGGCCCTCAATGTCTTCGAGTTTTTTTACGTGATTTTCAAGAGGATGAAGGATCGATTCAAAGAGTCAGAGAAAAACTTTGATAGGGCCTGCAATATCAAGCCTTGCCCAAGGAACTTGTCCAGTTATGGGTATTATAACGACTGCTCGGCCCCCGTCCCTATTCTGGGCTATAACCTGAATATGGGTGACAAGTCCAACTCCTCTGACAATTATGACAAGCAGGCTAATGAGCAAAACTGGACTAATTacagtacagaacagaaccagCTGGGTGACACCCAGCACTTTCCGTATTCTGAGAAAGTGGCTCTGGGGAAGGATCTTCTGCTGCTCAAAGAGCTTGAACCTCGACCTAGTAGTCGAGCGAGCAGTCGGGCCCGGCCGGATGATCTTGACATCTAGCAGACCCCATGGACAATTTCTACCTTTCACAAGTggtgaatatatatttacaaaaaaaactgtgaaaaggaCACTGGTCACTGCATCCAAAGAATATTGTTtcagcatttatatttattttatttgtttttgctattgtgacTCATACCAAACAGTTTTTGTTAAGTGAACTATATTTGTGAGCTGTGattgtgaaaatgtaaataatttcagAGGTTCgctctaaaataaatattgaataggCTACAGTTTATGGGTAGTTTATGCGTTTGtatccattttcttttttctttttctttttttttttttttttaaggtaaaatgtataatgaaaattgtatttcttAAGTGCAGCAACAGGTCAGGATTTCCTTTGAATTTTTCAGCATTTGAGCACCATTTTGACTTCACTACACATAAAATCTGCAAATATTCTTTATAGTCTCTCTAATTTATATGAGATCATAAAACTGCATAgataataatttaaagtattaTTAACACTACTATAAGTAatatctttctctctcgctccctctctctctaaatatataatttctatctatctatcttataaAAGGGCTTTAAATGGAGTTAATCTGGTTattgttaacttaaactaaaatacttaaaatattcttttaacttttaattcttttaactggaagaaaatatatattttattttttgatgtgtcaaaataacttaaatgtatttagacaaaaattataaaaatgttataataatattataaaaatactaataaaactctaataatatttgaatgatgataataaaaaaaacatttgatttccAAAAATGATTTAATGTCACCTACCCATATGCATTTTAAGTACagcacatattttatatttttcagaaaaaattgGTGAAATCAAGTTAGatgtttgttgtttttcagcACGCATAAATCTATCTACTTTAACCGTACTGGAATAAATTAAGATCATTCATTCTACTCCAGCAGGAACTTAACATGAACATTCttttttccattcttttttttcCGACAGCATTTTTCCATTGTGGGAAGTTAGCCAGAGCATATAAATGGAGCACTGTTTTCTGGATTCTTTACAGTAACTGTACATAGTCTTCTGCTCTGGACCAGTAAAGACCAATGTCAAACCACCTTACTGCTTATGAGAGCTAAGTGTAAAGTGTTGACATATATGTTGGTTAACATATTCACAAAATTCACAAGTGGCAAATTAACTCCCTCTGACTGACAAATGAAAGCTCTAAAACAAGCCTGAAATTAAGACGAGATAATTAGATGAAACTTTTCCCTCTGTTCTAAGAATTTCCTATTTATTCGAAAGACTAAATGAAAACACATGCTTTCACTCAAGTC from Carassius auratus strain Wakin unplaced genomic scaffold, ASM336829v1 scaf_tig00214278, whole genome shotgun sequence includes the following:
- the si:ch211-266g18.6 gene encoding synaptotagmin-like protein 2 isoform X1, with the translated sequence MMKQSKSTLEVIDLSFLSAEEEAAIRQVLLRDEDLKRLESGRVRRLRQSVPDLTQLKTLSGEWFEELKVKRYGQQTDVTAVVRSSMRWKKTAAHKPNPFLNDTLDENKERGKEDHNTLSKPSTDPRLIHPALSKETYHQYNDEHFSETSSVPRIAGRKEKLQAELDGNRVLNGTDPQRNSSGAQPKELSGDQTTTVFPFFSAAQDTKPERGTTKHATNLELRRKVSLPPALRKDQSFEENWVKISLEPNTVKPVHDESNTVGPNQKEVKLHVENTEALKKQDTSSPNIEPPSLNFMDQTSFQIATQAEPNDFFLERCSSTEFQNQPQTSSVCTSDGPELTKHSDHKASGKVNKYANAFQDSTCRDQQCSAECTFREAESDKLGPSDSANEHDKRKMVSRDLVNDEASSDRKGGEGKNVSAGLLAETDTDQVVECVAGEEQINKHSSAEKASQSQSLKWGIEIDSHEFPSDTLQGKDASRHSGNDRPVEMEKKTSNKNELLQNKTADISVIDDSKMSSPPSKPSVSDKTVQRFLDAHEEKEKRKIKSSNDQNLPKDTNNEGQVLAELSQDYLSMTDDGKLVHIGNAGVQVNTKHIDRTVVEPTQPAKPTSEDDAGLGEGSLKVKDEEDDAETEQKTESGILLSALARAQKSRPPVLQNIIVQEPKQETRDDTVPTIVIMTSESPDPTEMKGQKHGVSDLEALLKGSTSKTPSNIADAWEDEGVDSDDDDTSLSSYGSDLSSRKGYSASALSLSDRTGSLLSVYSDAGDFGNVEVQGSVEFAVMYSPVGELIIMIEQCQELAIANPRKQRTDPYVKTYLFPDKSRRSKRKTSIKKRTVNPVYVESLRYKVKREELPDKTLNLSVWHNDTRGRNVFLGQVEISFKTWDWGHEALTWYNLQPKTSENQESQESNGLLSVSLKYVPPVSGGSKSNTGEIHVWLREAKELRRLKPQGVDSFVKCYILPDTRKKSRQKTRIVKKTQDPVYNHAMVYDGFKTGEVSEACCELTVWDHNTLANQFLGGLRLSLGTGQSYGKKVDWMDSMDEEIQIWKRMLANPNSWVEGELPLRSSMTPRK
- the LOC113091731 gene encoding gap junction alpha-1 protein-like, producing the protein MGDWSALGKLLDKVQAYSTAGGKVWLSILFIFRILVLGTAVESAWGDEQSAFKCNTLQPGCENVCYDKSFPISHVRFWVLQIIFVSMPTLLYLSHIVFLMHKEEKLNKKEEILRDSQSKGGDVDALLRKIEMRKFKYGLEDHGKIKMRGGIFYTYILSIVLKSIFEIVFLLIQWHLYGFTLSAVYTCQKFPCPHKVDCFLSRPTEKTVFIIFMLVVSLVSLALNVFEFFYVIFKRMKDRFKESEKNFDRACNIKPCPRNLSSYGYYNDCSAPVPILGYNLNMGDKSNSSDNYDKQANEQNWTNYSTEQNQLGDTQHFPYSEKVALGKDLLLLKELEPRPSSRASSRARPDDLDI
- the si:ch211-266g18.6 gene encoding synaptotagmin-like protein 1 isoform X2 yields the protein MMKQSKSTLEVIDLSFLSAEEEAAIRQVLLRDEDLKRLESGRVRRLRQSVPDLTQLKTLSGEWFEELKVKRYGQQTDVTAVVRSSMRWKKTAAHKPNPFLNDTLDENKERGKEDHNTLSKPSTDPRLIHPALSKETYHQYNDEHFSETSSVPRIAGRKEKLQAELDGNRVLNGTDPQRNSSGAQPKELSGDQTTTVFPFFSAAQDTKPERGTTKHATNLELRRKVSLPPALRKDQSFEENWVKISLEPNTVKPVHDESNTVGPNQKEGKDASRHSGNDRPVEMEKKTSNKNELLQNKTADISVIDDSKMSSPPSKPSVSDKTVQRFLDAHEEKEKRKIKSSNDQNLPKDTNNEGQVLAELSQDYLSMTDDGKLVHIGNAGVQVNTKHIDRTVVEPTQPAKPTSEDDAGLGEGSLKVKDEEDDAETEQKTESGILLSALARAQKSRPPVLQNIIVQEPKQETRDDTVPTIVIMTSESPDPTEMKGQKHGVSDLEALLKGSTSKTPSNIADAWEDEGVDSDDDDTSLSSYGSDLSSRKGYSASALSLSDRTGSLLSVYSDAGDFGNVEVQGSVEFAVMYSPVGELIIMIEQCQELAIANPRKQRTDPYVKTYLFPDKSRRSKRKTSIKKRTVNPVYVESLRYKVKREELPDKTLNLSVWHNDTRGRNVFLGQVEISFKTWDWGHEALTWYNLQPKTSENQESQESNGLLSVSLKYVPPVSGGSKSNTGEIHVWLREAKELRRLKPQGVDSFVKCYILPDTRKKSRQKTRIVKKTQDPVYNHAMVYDGFKTGEVSEACCELTVWDHNTLANQFLGGLRLSLGTGQSYGKKVDWMDSMDEEIQIWKRMLANPNSWVEGELPLRSSMTPRK